A region of the Primulina eburnea isolate SZY01 chromosome 7, ASM2296580v1, whole genome shotgun sequence genome:
CAGCAGAGAGCATCGCCCGATTCTCGCCATTAAAttaaacaaagaaaaaaaaatggagaGGATTGCGAGAGTGAGGACCCTGTCTGCGTTTTGTGCGGCGGCAACGCTTTTATTTGGGATAAAAATTTCGGGGAAACAAATACACCTTTTTTAGATACGACGAGACACGACATGTCTTTGTGAGATATGTGTGAgaaaataacataaaaaaatattttttcatagatgactcaaataaaaaatctgtctcacaaaatatgatctgTTAGACtgtctcatacaaatttttgtttttagatATATAAAATAAACTTCTATTTGAattctttttttaaatatttaaaataaatttagaataatagtattaattaatcatttatataaaatgaaaaatgggtttgctttaaaattttaaaaaccaaCTTGTTCCACGATGTTTTGTCATCGATGCAATTGTACTCTATCCACAATCGATTTATCTCGTCTTAGCCGAAGCAGTCAGCGTTATACTGGTATTGGAGGAAGGACGCGAGCATAAGCCTGTATATCATATGAGAAAAACGTTGCAAGGAGCATAACTTTGATTCACTAATATCGGAAAGCTGACGCTAGTATTGGTGGTAACAAGTTTTTTAAGCGAATCCCAACCCTCATTGCATGAACTTTGAACGATAATAAAAGATAATGTAAATCATATATAAATTCGTAAATATATATCACAGAGGAATCATgaaaaaaaagtttaaaaaatttgacgACGAGAGATATGTAACATATGTTGAAATTTCATCATGCTTAGATCCAATTATTAGTTCACTAGAAGTAAATATAATACATTTCTTGCATTCCTGGTCGAAACAAGGCATCTACATGATCAAAGCTTGACTCCAATACAACTTTGTGAACATGCAAACGAGGAACGGAAGCAGAGCAACTATTTCCCTTCCAATGTATCAGTTCTGTCGTGCCGGCTTCCACGAGAAAATCCCTGATTACAGCAAAGGAGATAATATAATCattataacataaaatcaaacACAACGAACATCTAATTTACATGAGAAAAAATGGACACAAAAACAAAACTTTTAAACCAAAGCTGAGCTTGTGATTCACAACTTGAGTTTCATTTTTCAGTCGAACTCCAGCTTGAAAATTGAAATTCACAAAGTGCACTTATTTATATCCCACTCAATTAACTATATGTAAACAAACATGATTCATTTTATCAATTGTAAAATACTGTACACACACGTGATGGACAGACTAACTAGTATATATTATTGTTCAGAGCCATCTCAAAGATTAAGATCTCATTCCAGGATCTTGAGAAAATTAAGAATATAAACTTGTACATCTTAATCCTAGTTTTGGACCAGGAACTAAATATAATGATTGGGAAATTGTATTCATGGTTTAACTTATCCTATAATACATTACTTATTAACTTGTATGTACTTGCCCTTACATACTATATGCAAGACTTTtttgaaactcaaatgagattttcATTAAGTTGATTTCCAAGCTATTgaataaaattttcttgtgtacAAAATAATTAAGTCTCAAGATGGACTTGATCAAAGGGTCAAGTCATCTTCAATAagaaattgatgatttgttcacGCCATAAATTGAATTGAATTGATAATTTATCTATAAAAGCTCACATTTTGAAAATTATTCTGAAATTTGAAGGTCTTTATTTGGAGAATTatcttctagaaactttatttGTTTGACTTCAGGCTttgttttgatttattttagttaataattaaattatcaatatcattattaaatttttattatcatATTATTAACACACATACGCATGATGTTAAATAATTTTACAcacataattattaaaaaatagaaaattgataatcataatataattatattcattaaaaaatatacactaaataaataattaaaattgatattttatttttaatgagtTTCACCGGAGATGGGGACAGCAGTGGGCCAAGTGTCGAAATGcataattttcttttctttttcaattttttatatttatgtaaaaaaattatGTCTGGGAGAAGAAACTGACTTTGGCAATAAAATTCAATAATGTAATCCACACGATGGAATGGGAGGCTGGAACAAGTTCACTCAAAGACTAACAGAGTGCTGGTGAAGATTTGGAGGACTCCACTCATTTTATATTCGCATTTGCTTCAATTTATACTGCGGCTGAATCTCTCGAATTGTTCAGTTGACACACCGGTTTCTTGATTTTGTTTATTCTTCTCATGAGATAGAGCTACTATCAAATTCAAGATTTTTtggattaaatttattttttattgatttcATGGCTATTCTCTTGCATTCATCATCTCCTATAACCAAACCATCTACAGAAAACGGAGGAAAATCTTCTGGGTTTCGAGCCCGTGTACCCAAATTTCAGTCTTTCCCACTCAGTAAGGGTTTTTCTAAAGTATCGTCTTCAACCCAGATAGCCATTGCTCCAAAAGAAATTGTTTTTACTCTACCCAATTGGAGGTCTGGTAGGAATGACATAAAAACCAGAGAACTCATGCTGAACGACGCATTCCTGTATTTGGAGTATATGGTGGGGAAAGGCCACAAGCCTGACGTTACTAATGCCACTCAGCTTTTGTATGATCTTTGTAAGTTTAATAAGCTAAGAACAGCTACTAGAGTCATGGAGATGATGGTTAGGTCCGGTAGTATTCCGGATGCGGCTTCCTATACATGTTTGGTTGATCATTTGTGTAAGAGGGGGAGTGTTGGACATGCTATGCAGCTAGTCGAAAAAATGGAGGAATATGGGTACCCTACTAATACAGTTACTTATAATTCTCTTGTTAGAGGGCTTTGTATGGGCGGAAATTTGCATCAAAGTTTGCAGTTGGTGGAAAGATTGATGCAAAAGGGGTTGGTCCCTAATGCATTTACTTATTCAATCTTGCTTGAGGCTGCATACAAAGAGAGCGGGGTTGATGAAGCTAGGAGATTGTTGgataatattattttgaaaggtGGGAATCTGAATCTGGTGAGTTATAATGTTATATTGACTGGTTTGTGCAAAGAAGGCAAAGTTGAGGAGGCAATGCAACTTTTTCGTGATTTGCCCGAGAAGGGATATAACCCAAACGTTGTGAGCTGTAACATCTTGTTGAGAAGCTTGTGCCATGAGGGATGTTGGCAAGAGGCGAATGAGCTTCTTGCAGAGATGGTGGGTGACGATCGTTCCCCGTCTATAGTGACGTATAATATACTGATCGGCTCACTTTCACTTCATGGTCGAACCGATCAGGCCCTCGAAGTTTTGGATGAGTTGTTTAGAGATGGCCGGTTCCAGCCCAATGCTGCAAGTTACAACCCTGTTATTTCTTCCCTTTGCAAGGAAAAGAAGTTAGATTCTGTCGTTAAGTGTCTAGACCAAATGGCATATAGAAATTGTAGCCCAAACGAGGGTACATACAACGCTATAGCCAGGCTTTGTGAGGAGGGAATGGTCCAAGAAGCATTTTCAATCATACAGAGTTTGAGAAATAAACAGGACTCCACAATTCATGACTTTTACAGAACGGTGATCACAAGTTTATGCAGGAAAGGGAACACTTATCCGGCATTTCAATTACTTTACGAAATGACTTTGTGTGGTTTCAACCCAGATTCTTACACGTATTCTTCTCTCATTAGAGGACTGTGTATTGAGAGAATGCTTTATGCTGCCATGGATGTGCTCAGAGTCATGGAAGAATACGGCCACCGTCCGGGTGTTGACAATTTCAATTCACTTGTTCTTGGATTGTGCAAATGTGGAAGAACAGATTTATCAATTGAGGTGGTTGAGATGATGATTGGAAAGGGATACCTTCCTAGAGAGACTACCTATACCATTTTGATTGAAGGGATTATCCATGAAGATGAAAAGGAGCTGGCCGGAGCGGTTTTGAAGGAGCTGAATGTCAAACGAGTTGTGGGTCGGAACACAGTGGATAGGCTCACCATGCAGTATGATCTTGAAGGATTGGTTATGCACGTGGGATGAAAAGTGAGATAATGAACAATAGGGTCGAAAATATAGCAATTTTATGAAAGCTTATGGGATCAAGGCGTTGAAGTACTTACGGCGAATCGGGACTTCTGTAGATTTATAGGTTATTTGTGTTACTGAAGCTTAGGGGGGTGATGAGAGGTTTGATATACCGTTCATTTGATGACGACCTCTTGGTTTACGTTTTGATGGGAACGGCACACCATCAAATTTTAAAGCATTCAGATTCGAATTTCCTTGAAATGTTGACGTTTCTAACATggtaattttatattttgacaAGACATTTTAAGTCGCCCTTAGTCAAGATGACAACTCGGAGTACTTGTTTTCCGTAGATGTAAGATATTGTGTCATATTGTTGATCATTTTCTCAACTTCGTGATTATGAAGGTCGAATAGATAGAGAAACGAGAATTCTCTAAATGAAAAACCAGCATCATTGAGGGTTGCAACCTGTTTCACAAAGAATGCCACTAGTCCTACGCACTTCATCATAAGGTGACAAAATAGAACCTTTTTACTTTTTACTGCATAAGAAACATATTCTACTTGTATATAAATGAAATATGAAAATGACTTGTGGGCATAAACTCGCCAAATCTAATTAAAAAAGATTAATCCCCACAtcgtaaatataaaaaaattattttcattggCATAAGTTCTCATCATCAGATCATCTCTAAAAGATGAACACGAGAAAATCAAGGTCCCTAAACAAGAACAGTTGTAAACCATGTGTAACTGCAATATCTCAAGTCACCATATAACAAATTCCTTCTAAAAATCTCACGACCAAAAGATACCACAAAAATAATCAACAAAAATTAAAATGTGACCGAGTGAATTAAACATGATCCTCTGCGACCTGCATTAACCATCGATAAAACACTTCGAACAAGCTAACTCGTCAAAATATAGTTCAAAGTCTGAAAAACTAGAACAGTTAAAACCACAAATTTTCCAGAAAAATATCACAAAATACGGACATCTGTTCTGTGAAAAGGAAGATATAGGCAGCAGGAAACTCCTTTTACAAAACTTCACCCCAAACCATCAAAGTTGCCAGGCAGCAGATGATGAAAAACGAGCTTGCTTATGCAAAAGAAGCACCTCCAATCCCATGTTTATCCTCTACTTGGATCTTTGTCTCATCTTTCTGCGCTTCCTCTTCAACCTCCTCATGCGCTTCTTCTTCCACTATAGACACATTCAATTGAACTTcatattcaaaaataaaaggGAAAAATGCAAATTTAACAAAATCCGTATGAGCTTCTCtgttttatattttattgaaGAATGTTCTTCATTACCGCCGACAGTTCAAGAAAAAGCAAACAGACTCAATTTTTAAATCCAATCAAAAGATTAAAACTGCCACTACAAGCAGAGCTCCTAAGTCCGAACTCACTCCCAACACCGATAAAACTAACCAGAATTTTAAAGAAGGATCCAAGTACAAGCTGTTGTTGACACTTTTAAGGAAAGCTATAACTATTATACGCGGGacaaatcaaaatcacaaaTTCACGTAAATAATCGTCCAGTATGAGTCAAATTAAACATTGGTGTGACAGATTaacaaaaataatcaaaacatgaaaggataaaacataaacaagaaaaaCAAAATGAGGGATTAACTTCAAGGAAAACATGCTAATTGATCACAGATCACAACCAAACGGAGAGGATGAGCTTACCTTAGCCCTCATTACGACAGAAGTTTCCGAAGCTCAATTCGAAATCCACGAATGTTTTTGGTTCAGGTGGTATTAACACCGGCGAAACCCTAAATTTGGGAGGAGATCATCTGCACCAGGCCGATTGTTCCTGGTATATACTTGGGCCACATGGGCCAACGATCCTCAGATGTTTTAATAAGCACAAGCCCAaaattcagaaataaatgttttTTTAGATGAGAAATTACATGCttagataaaaaatttatttaattctcCCCACACTTACATTTCTATTTGTTTGAattcttgattttatttttattgaaattttaaattcttaatatGTGAAATTCCATTATATACAACAATTTTTTATCTAACTAATTTAAGTATGGAAAGTGTTTTAACGACAAAAGGTAAATTGTAGCGATGTATAAATGATCGACGATTTATAAACTTTtgacatatttgtgaattttttttataatttcaaaagaATAAGTCTCGTGTGAGATGATCTTACATATTTATATCG
Encoded here:
- the LOC140836869 gene encoding uncharacterized protein translates to MAILLHSSSPITKPSTENGGKSSGFRARVPKFQSFPLSKGFSKVSSSTQIAIAPKEIVFTLPNWRSGRNDIKTRELMLNDAFLYLEYMVGKGHKPDVTNATQLLYDLCKFNKLRTATRVMEMMVRSGSIPDAASYTCLVDHLCKRGSVGHAMQLVEKMEEYGYPTNTVTYNSLVRGLCMGGNLHQSLQLVERLMQKGLVPNAFTYSILLEAAYKESGVDEARRLLDNIILKGGNLNLVSYNVILTGLCKEGKVEEAMQLFRDLPEKGYNPNVVSCNILLRSLCHEGCWQEANELLAEMVGDDRSPSIVTYNILIGSLSLHGRTDQALEVLDELFRDGRFQPNAASYNPVISSLCKEKKLDSVVKCLDQMAYRNCSPNEGTYNAIARLCEEGMVQEAFSIIQSLRNKQDSTIHDFYRTVITSLCRKGNTYPAFQLLYEMTLCGFNPDSYTYSSLIRGLCIERMLYAAMDVLRVMEEYGHRPGVDNFNSLVLGLCKCGRTDLSIEVVEMMIGKGYLPRETTYTILIEGIIHEDEKELAGAVLKELNVKRVVGRNTVDRLTMQYDLEGLVMHVG